ACGTAACGCTGAGGTAAGCCTTACCTCCTGGGACTCAAGTCCCGGGTGCTACTCGAAGCGCGACGGGTCCCCCGCGCCCACCCGCGCCACAACCGGGTCGCCGTCCGAGAAGTCGACGACCGTCGTCGGCTCGGTGCCGCACTCCTCACCGTCGTCGATGATCGCGTCGAGCACCATGTCGAGCTCGTCCTTGATCCGCCACCCCTCGGTCATCGGCGTCTCCTCGCCCGGGAGGATGAGCGTCGAGCTCAGGATCGGCTCGCCGAGCGCGCTCAGCAGCGCACGCACGACCGGGTGGCTCGGGATGCGCACGCCCACGGTCTTCTTGCGCGGGTGCGCGAGACGGCGCGGCACCTCCTTCGTCGCCGGGAGGATGAACGTGTACGGGCCGGGGGTCGCTGCCTTGACCGCGCGGAACGCCCGGTTGTCCACGTGGACGAACTGCCCGAGCTGCGCGAAGTCCGCGCACACGAGGGTGAAGTGATGGTCCGGGCCGAGGCCACGGATCTTGCGGATCCGGTCGGCACCGGCATGGTTGCCGATGCGGGAACCGAGCGCGTAGCAGGAGTCAGTCGGGTACGCGATCACGGCGTCGTCCTGGAGGAGCGCGACGACCTGCGCGATCGACCGCGCCTGCGGGTCACGGGGATGCACGTCGAAGTAGCGGGCCATGATTCAGCGTAGCCCTGGGCCTCGGCTCCCCGCACCGCCGCCAGACCGCGCCCGCCACCCGCTCCGCTGCGGCAGCGCGGGTCGTCCGACCCGCGCGCCCTGCTCGCCGGGGCGAGACACTGGACGCATGAGCCCCGAGCCCTCGACCACCGAGATCCCGGACGCCTCCGTCCTCGACGCGCGCGACGTCGCGCGCCGCCTCGGCACCGACCTCGCCAGCGGCCTGTCGTCCGCCGAGGCGGCTGCGCGGCTGGAGCGCGACGGCGCGAACGAGCTCGAGCCACCGGAGCGCATCCCCGCGTGGCGCAAGGTGCTCGCCCAGCTGCGGGACCCGCTCGTCGTGCTCCTGCTCGTCGCGATCGCCGTGTCATTCGTCGCGTGGGTCGTCGAGGGCGCGCACGGCGCGCCGTTCGAGGTGATCGTCATCGCCGTCATCGTCGCGGCGAACGCACTGCTCGGCTACGCGCAGGAGGCGCGCGCCGAGGCCGCGGTGGCCGCGCTCGCCGACATGAGCGCCGCTCACGCGACCGTCGTGCGCGACGGCGAGCCCCGCTCCGTCCCCGCCTCCGAGGTCGTCGTCGGCGACCTGCTCGTGCTCGGCGAGGGCGACACGGTCGCGGCGGACGCTCGCCTCGTGTCAGCGGCCGCGCTGCGCGTCGCCGAGGCCTCGCTGACCGGCGAGAGCGAGCCCGTGCTCAAGGACCCCGCGCCCCTGCCCGCCCCGACCTCGCTCGGCGACCGGCTGTGCCTCGTGTTCTCGGGGACCGCGGTCGCGCAGGGGTCGGGGCGCGCGGTGGTCACGGCGACCGGCATGCGCACCGAGATGGGCCATGTCGCCGACCTGCTCGCGACGACCGTCGAAGAGCCCACGCCGCTGCAGCGCGAGATCTCCGGCGTCGGCAAGATGCTCGGCACGGTGGTCGTCGTCATCGCGGTGGTCGTCGTCGCGACGATCCTCGTGACGTCGCACGTCCGCACCCTCGACGGGCTCGTGACCGTCCTGCTCCTCGGCGTCTCGCTCGCGGTCGCCGCCGTGCCCGAGGGGCTGCCGGCGATCCTCTCGGTCGTGCTCGCGCTCGGCGTGCAGCGGCTCGCGAGGCGCGGTGCGATCGTCAAGAAGCTGTCGTCCGTCGAGACCCTCGGCTCGGCGACCGTGATCTGCTCGGACAAGACCGGGACGCTCACCCGCTCGGAGATGACCGTCGAACGGGTCGTCACCGCGTCGGGCGAGGTCGTTCTCACCGGCGAGGGATACTCGCCCGAGGGGCAGGTCCGCGTCGTCGACGACGATGCGCCGCTGACCCCCGAGACGCGCCCCGACCTGTTCCGCGAGGTCGCGATCGTCCTCGGTGGCGGCTCCCTCGCGAACGACTCCTCGCTGCGTCGCGACGGCGACCGCTGGGTCGCGCAGGGGGACCCCACCGAGGTCGCGTTCCACGTCGCCGAGCGCAAGCTCGGCACGACCGAGTCCCGCGCCGCGCGCTTCGAGCGCCGCGGCACCGTGCCGTTCACGTCGGAGCGCAAGCTCATGTCGACGCTCGAGGCGGACTCCGCGCCCGAGGCGGCGGACCACGCGCTCGTCACGAAGGGCGCGCCCGACGTCCTCCTCGGCCGCTGCACGCACCAGCGCGTGGGCGGCTCCGTCGTCCCCCTCGACGATGCGGCACGCGAGCGTGTGCTCGCGGAGGTCGACCGGCTCTCCGACATGGCGCTGCGGACGCTCGCGGTCGCGTACCGCCCGCTGCGCGAGCTCCCCGCCGACCTCGACGACGGCGCGCTCGCCGCGCTCGAGCGCGAGCTCGTCTACGTCGGCACGGTCGGCATCATCGACCCGCCGCGGCCCGAGGCCGCGACCGCGATCGCCGAGGCGCACCGCGCCGGTATACGTGTCGTCATGATCACGGGCGACCACCCGCGCACCGCGGGCCGCATCGCCGGCGACCTCGGCATCGTCGAGCCGGGCGCGCGCACGCTCACGGGGACAGAGCTCGACGAGGTCGCCGCTCGGGGGCCCGACGCCGAGGCGCAGGCCGTGCGAGACGTGTCCGTCTACGCGCGCGTCGCGCCCCGGCACAAGATCGAGATCGTCGACCTGCTCCAGGCCGACGGCGAGACCGTCGCCATGACCGGCGACGGCGTCAACGACGCGCCCGCCCTCAAGTCCGCGGACATCGGCGTCGCGATGGGCATCACCGGGACCGAGGTGTCGAAGCAGTCCGCGACGATGATCCTCGCCGACGACAACTTCGCGACGATCGTCGACGCCGTCCGCGAGGGGCGCGGGATCTTCGACAACATCCGCAAGTTCCTGCGGTTCCTGCTGTCGTCGAACATGGGCGAGGTCGCGACCGTCTTCTTCGGGGTCGTCCTCGCGGGGGTCATCGGGCTCGCGAGCGACGACGGGACGCTCGTCCTGCCGCTGCTCGCGACCCAGATCCTCTGGATCAACCTGCTCACGGACACCGGCCCCGCGCTCGCGATGGGCGTGGACCCGGCGACCGAGGACATGATGGCGCGCCGCCCGAGGCGCCGTGACGAGCGCGTGATCGACGGACGCATGTGGCGCGACGTCCTCGTGGTCGGCGCTGTCATGGGCGCCGTGTCGCTGCTCGCGATCGACCTGGTCCTGCCCGGCGGCCTCGTCGAGGCCTCCGGCGCCGTCGCC
This genomic window from Flavimobilis soli contains:
- a CDS encoding L-threonylcarbamoyladenylate synthase; translation: MARYFDVHPRDPQARSIAQVVALLQDDAVIAYPTDSCYALGSRIGNHAGADRIRKIRGLGPDHHFTLVCADFAQLGQFVHVDNRAFRAVKAATPGPYTFILPATKEVPRRLAHPRKKTVGVRIPSHPVVRALLSALGEPILSSTLILPGEETPMTEGWRIKDELDMVLDAIIDDGEECGTEPTTVVDFSDGDPVVARVGAGDPSRFE
- a CDS encoding cation-translocating P-type ATPase yields the protein MSPEPSTTEIPDASVLDARDVARRLGTDLASGLSSAEAAARLERDGANELEPPERIPAWRKVLAQLRDPLVVLLLVAIAVSFVAWVVEGAHGAPFEVIVIAVIVAANALLGYAQEARAEAAVAALADMSAAHATVVRDGEPRSVPASEVVVGDLLVLGEGDTVAADARLVSAAALRVAEASLTGESEPVLKDPAPLPAPTSLGDRLCLVFSGTAVAQGSGRAVVTATGMRTEMGHVADLLATTVEEPTPLQREISGVGKMLGTVVVVIAVVVVATILVTSHVRTLDGLVTVLLLGVSLAVAAVPEGLPAILSVVLALGVQRLARRGAIVKKLSSVETLGSATVICSDKTGTLTRSEMTVERVVTASGEVVLTGEGYSPEGQVRVVDDDAPLTPETRPDLFREVAIVLGGGSLANDSSLRRDGDRWVAQGDPTEVAFHVAERKLGTTESRAARFERRGTVPFTSERKLMSTLEADSAPEAADHALVTKGAPDVLLGRCTHQRVGGSVVPLDDAARERVLAEVDRLSDMALRTLAVAYRPLRELPADLDDGALAALERELVYVGTVGIIDPPRPEAATAIAEAHRAGIRVVMITGDHPRTAGRIAGDLGIVEPGARTLTGTELDEVAARGPDAEAQAVRDVSVYARVAPRHKIEIVDLLQADGETVAMTGDGVNDAPALKSADIGVAMGITGTEVSKQSATMILADDNFATIVDAVREGRGIFDNIRKFLRFLLSSNMGEVATVFFGVVLAGVIGLASDDGTLVLPLLATQILWINLLTDTGPALAMGVDPATEDMMARRPRRRDERVIDGRMWRDVLVVGAVMGAVSLLAIDLVLPGGLVEASGAVAGAGTLDAARTAAFTVLVLAQLFNAFAARSETVSAFHGLLANRWLWGATILAVVLQVLVVHVPALGEAFGTVPLTGTQWLVCVALASAVLWVTELRKLFLRAADRRPARA